The window gagtcccttggactgcaaggagatccaaccagtccatcctaaaggaaatcagtcctgaatattcattggaaggactgatgttgaagctgaaactctgatactccggccacctgatgtgaagaattgactcatttgaaaagaccctgatgctgggaaagattgaaggtgggaggagaaggggatgacagaggatgagatggttgaatggcatcactaactcaatggatgtgagtttgagtgaactccgggagttgatgatggacagggaggcctggtgtgctgcagttcatggggttgcaaagagtcggacacgactgagcgactgaactgaactgaactgaactttatggtccaactctcatatctatacatgactactggaaaaaccactttacttcctttcaaattatttttaaagactcaGGACATAAATACAAGCAAGCACATATGAttatgaatacataaataaatcttaatatgggtgggatggggagtgagagggagatccaagaggaaggggatatatgtaaacatacagctgattcactttgtacAGCCAAAGTCAATACAATATGGTAAaacaactataccccaataaatttttaaaatattttcattatgaagatatttttcttcttaagagTTTCATCAATGAGTTTTTTACTTCCTTGTTCCTCAGACTATATATCAGGGGATTCAACATGGGAATCACATTGGTATAAAATACTGAGGACACTTTCTCCTGGGTGAGTGAACTGCTGGAAGTAGGTTTGAGATACATGGACATGAGAGATCCATAAAATACAAGAACAGCTGTCAAGTGGGAGCTGCAGGTGCTGAAGGCTTTGGACCGACCTTCTTTACAGTGGATGCGGAAGATGCTGGAGAGGATAAAAGCATATGACGTGATGATGGTCATGCTGGTGGCTACCATGTTAAATCCTCCGATGACAAAAATCAAAAGCTCATCAATATAAGTGCTGGAACAGGAGAGTTTAATGAGAGGAACGATGtcacagaaataatgtttaatgaTGTTTGATTCACAGAAAGTCAACCTTAACATAAAGCCACCATGAATCATAGCATCAGTAAAACCTACTGAGAAGACAGCAGCCACCAGCAGAGAACAGACCCTGGGGGACATGATGACATTGTAGAACAGGGGGTTGCAAATGGCgacatagcggtcataggccattgcTGCCAGCATGTAGCACTCAGAAATgatgaaaatacagaagaaaaacagcTGGGTCATACATCCAGAATAGGATATAGCTTTATCTCTGCCTAAAAACCCTGGCAGCATTTTGGGGGTAATGACAGAAGAATAGCAGAAATCTATAAAAGACAAACTACTAAGGAAATAGTACATGGGCTTGTGGAGTTGAGAACTCAACCTGATTATCGAGATCATGCCGAGGTTTCCCATTGCTGTGACTACATAAATCCCtaaaaagaggcagaagagaggcAGCTGAAGCTCTGGTTGGTCAGTTAATCCTGTGAAAAGAAACTCAGTCACTGTGGATTGATTTCTTACACCCATTCTGCCCTGAGAACTCTGTGGAGATAAGGAGAAGAGTCAAATTAGAGAGGCGGTAAGAGTCAAATTAGACAGGCAGTCCCAGTCCCTCTCCAgttcttcacaatccagatattCTCTCTGTGAAAACACTGAACCTCGGTTTTGTTACCCTTTGGCACTAAGCCTGTGCTTCCACTGATGGGTAGAGACCCATCAAAAGTCAGGTCTCAGATAAAACAGAGTAAGTATCCTCTCCCTGTAGATTTTGTGTGCTCAGgagcttcagttttgtctgactctctgcgaccccatggaccgtagcctcccatgctcctctgtccatatgattttgccaataagaatactggagtgggttgccatgctctcctccaggggatgttcctgacccaaggatcaaaactgcgtcttctgagtccaaaagtccgttatacacatctgtgtctctttccctgtcttgcatacagggtcgtcattgccatcttcatgtttgagaatgcatgtaagaattaaagattttaaaattttaaaaagaaaaaaaaaagaaaaaaataaataaataaaattaaattaaaacaaacaaacaaacaaacaaaaaaaaaaaca is drawn from Ovis aries strain OAR_USU_Benz2616 breed Rambouillet chromosome 21, ARS-UI_Ramb_v3.0, whole genome shotgun sequence and contains these coding sequences:
- the LOC101121470 gene encoding olfactory receptor 8D4 isoform X2 — encoded protein: MGVRNQSTVTEFLFTGLTDQPELQLPLFCLFLGIYVVTAMGNLGMISIIRLSSQLHKPMYYFLSSLSFIDFCYSSVITPKMLPGFLGRDKAISYSGCMTQLFFFCIFIISECYMLAAMAYDRYVAICNPLFYNVIMSPRVCSLLVAAVFSVGFTDAMIHGGFMLRLTFCESNIIKHYFCDIVPLIKLSCSSTYIDELLIFVIGGFNMVATSMTIITSYAFILSSIFRIHCKEGRSKAFSTCSSHLTAVLVFYGSLMSMYLKPTSSSSLTQEKVSSVFYTNVIPMLNPLIYSLRNKEVKNSLMKLLRRKISS
- the LOC101121470 gene encoding olfactory receptor 8D4 isoform X1, with product MKMAMTTLNQSTVTEFLFTGLTDQPELQLPLFCLFLGIYVVTAMGNLGMISIIRLSSQLHKPMYYFLSSLSFIDFCYSSVITPKMLPGFLGRDKAISYSGCMTQLFFFCIFIISECYMLAAMAYDRYVAICNPLFYNVIMSPRVCSLLVAAVFSVGFTDAMIHGGFMLRLTFCESNIIKHYFCDIVPLIKLSCSSTYIDELLIFVIGGFNMVATSMTIITSYAFILSSIFRIHCKEGRSKAFSTCSSHLTAVLVFYGSLMSMYLKPTSSSSLTQEKVSSVFYTNVIPMLNPLIYSLRNKEVKNSLMKLLRRKISS